One genomic region from Oceaniferula flava encodes:
- a CDS encoding PEP-CTERM sorting domain-containing protein (PEP-CTERM proteins occur, often in large numbers, in the proteomes of bacteria that also encode an exosortase, a predicted intramembrane cysteine proteinase. The presence of a PEP-CTERM domain at a protein's C-terminus predicts cleavage within the sorting domain, followed by covalent anchoring to some some component of the (usually Gram-negative) cell surface. Many PEP-CTERM proteins exhibit an unusual sequence composition that includes large numbers of potential glycosylation sites. Expression of one such protein has been shown restore the ability of a bacterium to form floc, a type of biofilm.): MNTRTIPPRNKQKPLRVIGASCLALSPLAAPAATLISDSFDAGTIKTNSRIRTSQVDDGWYTSNKENPLWSISGGTLSNAGTSATSLDNEAPMSTVIATDGLAANLSQLTLSFDYTVGSTATLKFALYGYTVNTQDGGGTSDILMNNGTSNGSLQNNTQAELRHGDINLLTGADAPQSMNNDLTFAAGTTGSFSTTVDLASYAWHADEAADATPNNTPGLSGNITGVSDFDYVALVFYTDVSDPLTATTTSLDNISLIATVPEPSSAALLSLGGLALLFRRRA, translated from the coding sequence ATGAATACTCGAACAATCCCCCCTCGTAACAAACAGAAACCTCTGCGTGTAATTGGAGCTTCCTGTCTTGCTCTGAGCCCTCTGGCAGCCCCAGCAGCTACTTTGATTTCTGATAGCTTCGATGCAGGGACGATCAAAACAAATTCACGCATTCGGACGTCTCAGGTCGATGACGGTTGGTATACAAGTAACAAGGAAAATCCATTGTGGAGTATCTCTGGAGGCACGCTTTCCAATGCAGGCACGAGTGCAACATCACTGGATAACGAGGCTCCGATGTCGACCGTTATAGCCACCGACGGTTTGGCCGCTAATTTGAGCCAACTCACCTTGTCATTCGACTACACAGTGGGCAGCACCGCTACCCTGAAGTTTGCCCTCTACGGATACACGGTGAATACACAAGACGGTGGTGGGACTAGCGACATTCTGATGAACAATGGCACGTCGAACGGTTCCTTGCAGAACAATACCCAGGCAGAACTCAGGCATGGTGACATCAACCTGCTGACTGGCGCGGACGCACCGCAAAGCATGAACAATGACCTGACCTTTGCGGCTGGCACAACAGGCTCATTTAGCACGACGGTTGATCTGGCGAGTTACGCCTGGCATGCCGACGAAGCGGCCGATGCAACTCCTAACAACACACCGGGGTTGAGTGGTAACATCACAGGGGTTTCTGATTTTGATTACGTGGCATTGGTCTTTTACACCGATGTCTCGGATCCCTTGACGGCTACGACAACGAGCTTGGATAATATCAGCTTAATCGCAACCGTGCCTGAACCCAGCTCGGCCGCGTTATTGAGCTTGGGGGGGCTCGCTCTCCTGTTCCGCCGTCGTGCGTAA
- a CDS encoding sulfatase, translating to MKKSIVMLASVSLPWLGSLHAEEKRPEKPNILLLLTDDLGWQDVKCYDIDDPSPYETPNIDALAKKGVMFWQGYSPTPVCASSRCAIMSGNHAARAQKTSVVGGAPPAPRTPNSRMMDPWYSGRMPADELTLAKILGQNGYTTGHSGKWHIAISHNAFPQPKDVGFDYSRSDRGSRSRMEDRLSGFATEAADDPYRLDQNGYPFHQTNEDALAFLKENKDKPFFLYYATWLVHSPIHTRSEAHLKKYAERMGVDPKDVYTREDSGQKNPFYGAMVQELDYYVGQVFDYLEKTDDPRWPGHKLSENTYIIFTSDNGGMEGNPKERYTDNNPLDRGKISAKEGGTRVPLIITGPGIASGVQTQVMANGLDFYPTILSLTGTKKPADKNLDGCDLSTLLHKDPTDASLVKDAEGKVRDTMVWHFPHGAAMESSIRMGDYKLIRKYDHVKNAATTPLQLYHLYRSENGKAVRVDIEEAKDLSATMPEKAKAMNQRLTEILTEMDASYPYYNPKTKIPLPNKDKVPEVLSQKRSEDTVEFTYQENGAKVKRADLIYTMNPGERYEEWFRAPATVVSDSKVSAKIPAGAKKFLINLIDENQFLVSYPEWKKKTGKKSH from the coding sequence ATGAAGAAATCCATCGTAATGTTAGCCAGCGTCTCGCTGCCATGGCTGGGCAGTCTCCATGCTGAGGAGAAGCGCCCTGAGAAACCGAATATTTTACTGCTGCTCACCGATGACCTCGGGTGGCAGGACGTGAAATGCTATGACATCGACGATCCCTCACCGTATGAAACTCCCAACATCGATGCACTTGCCAAGAAAGGCGTGATGTTCTGGCAGGGGTATTCGCCCACGCCGGTCTGCGCCTCGTCCCGCTGTGCCATCATGAGTGGCAACCACGCAGCCAGGGCACAGAAGACCAGTGTGGTCGGTGGTGCCCCGCCCGCACCACGGACTCCGAATTCACGTATGATGGATCCATGGTACAGTGGCCGGATGCCAGCCGATGAACTGACCCTGGCCAAGATCCTCGGTCAGAACGGTTATACCACGGGGCACTCAGGAAAGTGGCACATCGCCATCAGTCACAACGCCTTTCCGCAGCCAAAAGATGTGGGGTTTGATTACAGCCGCTCCGACCGTGGCTCGCGCAGTCGGATGGAGGATCGACTCTCAGGTTTCGCGACCGAGGCCGCTGACGACCCATATCGACTCGATCAAAATGGTTACCCCTTTCACCAAACGAATGAGGACGCACTGGCCTTTTTGAAGGAGAATAAAGACAAACCATTTTTCCTCTACTACGCCACCTGGTTAGTGCACTCGCCAATCCATACCCGCTCCGAGGCCCACCTGAAAAAATACGCCGAACGCATGGGCGTGGACCCGAAGGATGTCTATACCAGGGAGGATTCCGGGCAAAAGAACCCGTTCTACGGCGCCATGGTGCAGGAGCTTGATTACTATGTCGGTCAGGTCTTTGATTACCTGGAGAAAACCGACGACCCCCGCTGGCCGGGTCACAAGCTGAGTGAGAATACTTATATCATCTTCACCTCGGATAATGGGGGCATGGAAGGCAATCCCAAGGAGCGCTACACCGATAACAATCCACTGGATCGTGGTAAGATTTCCGCCAAAGAAGGAGGCACCCGCGTGCCCCTGATCATCACCGGACCGGGAATTGCCTCCGGCGTGCAGACTCAGGTCATGGCGAATGGGCTGGATTTCTACCCGACGATTTTGTCGCTTACCGGAACCAAGAAGCCGGCGGATAAAAACCTCGATGGCTGTGATCTCTCCACGCTTTTGCATAAGGACCCGACCGATGCCAGCTTGGTCAAAGATGCCGAGGGTAAGGTGCGTGATACCATGGTGTGGCACTTCCCCCACGGTGCCGCCATGGAGAGCAGCATCCGGATGGGCGACTACAAACTGATCCGCAAATACGATCATGTGAAAAATGCCGCCACCACACCGCTGCAGCTCTATCATCTGTATCGAAGCGAAAATGGCAAGGCGGTGCGCGTGGATATCGAGGAGGCCAAGGATTTATCCGCAACAATGCCAGAGAAGGCCAAGGCGATGAATCAACGGCTCACGGAGATTCTCACCGAGATGGACGCGAGTTATCCTTACTACAACCCGAAGACCAAGATCCCTCTGCCGAACAAAGACAAGGTCCCGGAAGTGCTATCACAAAAACGCAGCGAAGATACCGTCGAGTTCACTTATCAGGAAAACGGAGCCAAGGTCAAACGCGCCGACCTGATCTATACCATGAACCCCGGCGAGCGATACGAAGAGTGGTTCCGTGCTCCGGCTACCGTCGTTTCCGACAGTAAAGTCAGCGCGAAAATCCCGGCGGGAGCGAAGAAGTTTTTGATCAACTTGATCGATGAAAATCAATTCCTGGTGAGTTATCCGGAATGGAAGAAAAAGACGGGGAAAAAGAGTCATTAA
- a CDS encoding putative glycoside hydrolase, whose translation MKIDFQAKLKLTLACVTIVCGTNSSAQERDHYPKFSWDKVPVAFHFGESGALLTAEEAKFVATRSNFVCLEKGHGSKQFKHTEDAIEQEARQLKKLNPEMKVIFYWNTFLDYPMFRAHDDYQKHPEWWLKKTDGELDLKQGRFKRYDLSNKQVRKWWVDVAHKAVVQGSCDGVFMDAFPQVVASANKRLWGSDKYQAIQQGLVDIVEETREKLGDDQLIVYNGVRSTPPRKIGNDFMKQTDAVMIEHFGHFRSDSKECILADMEAIIKAGKAGKIVVVKAWPGFSWLDKDAMKKPLEEKRKLAAKNITFPLAAFLVAAQEHAYFIYSWGYVMDMGCLEWYPEFDQKLGPPLADAVKSGWEFKREFKHASVWVDLEKKQARIDWK comes from the coding sequence ATGAAAATAGACTTTCAAGCTAAACTCAAGCTCACTCTGGCCTGTGTAACGATCGTTTGCGGAACAAATAGCTCGGCACAAGAACGCGACCACTATCCGAAATTCAGCTGGGACAAGGTGCCGGTAGCTTTTCATTTTGGGGAATCGGGAGCTCTGCTGACCGCCGAGGAGGCCAAATTTGTCGCCACACGCTCGAATTTTGTCTGCTTGGAAAAAGGCCACGGCAGCAAGCAGTTTAAACACACTGAAGATGCCATTGAACAGGAAGCAAGGCAGTTGAAAAAGCTGAACCCTGAGATGAAGGTGATCTTCTACTGGAACACCTTTCTCGATTACCCGATGTTCCGTGCCCATGACGACTATCAAAAGCACCCGGAGTGGTGGCTGAAGAAGACGGATGGTGAGCTCGATCTGAAACAGGGTCGATTCAAACGTTACGACCTATCCAACAAGCAAGTCCGGAAATGGTGGGTGGACGTCGCCCACAAGGCCGTTGTGCAGGGCAGCTGCGATGGTGTTTTCATGGATGCCTTTCCCCAAGTGGTTGCCTCCGCGAACAAAAGGTTATGGGGGAGTGACAAGTATCAGGCGATCCAGCAAGGACTCGTGGACATCGTCGAAGAAACCCGCGAGAAGTTAGGCGATGACCAACTGATCGTTTACAATGGAGTCCGCAGCACGCCGCCACGCAAAATTGGCAATGATTTCATGAAGCAAACTGACGCCGTGATGATCGAGCATTTCGGTCACTTCCGCAGCGATAGCAAGGAGTGCATCTTGGCGGACATGGAGGCGATCATTAAGGCAGGGAAGGCCGGGAAGATCGTGGTCGTCAAAGCCTGGCCTGGGTTCTCTTGGCTCGATAAGGACGCGATGAAAAAGCCGCTCGAGGAGAAGAGAAAACTCGCGGCAAAGAATATCACATTTCCCTTGGCGGCCTTCCTGGTGGCTGCGCAGGAACACGCTTATTTCATCTACAGCTGGGGCTATGTGATGGATATGGGCTGTCTCGAGTGGTATCCTGAATTTGATCAAAAATTGGGCCCACCACTGGCTGATGCCGTCAAGTCCGGCTGGGAGTTCAAGCGCGAGTTCAAGCATGCCTCGGTTTGGGTCGATCTCGAAAAGAAACAGGCTCGGATTGATTGGAAATAA
- a CDS encoding glycoside hydrolase family protein produces MKFTSLLLAAIVTGLFSHAAIAVEESAFVQSLVPGPYILPSDEGSWTWGMAPIYDEKGKVHVFNSVIPNRDQGGDWKKNSKIVHWVADRPEGPYTLLGDVFVSDQASYHNPQISKVGDTYVLVFLLNRHQDENGSKQEVGIATAKSLQGPWMESPYNPILRATQENGQHASNPSFVVTPDGKFRIYHKTMTTVDGEIFREISLATSDHIEGPYTMTKENPVLSYAKQKLDIEDPYAFYYKGSYYMIVEDRQNVKGMLEGKPQGKARLGGFRPGLIYQSKDGIHWGLPKVGYQTNHLYYGHELARSERPSILWKNGEPEYLYLACHDDQPSAGYILKIDGWKGEVSK; encoded by the coding sequence ATGAAATTCACATCGCTATTACTCGCCGCCATTGTCACGGGACTTTTTTCACATGCCGCAATCGCCGTTGAAGAATCGGCCTTTGTGCAATCATTGGTTCCTGGACCTTATATTTTACCCTCCGACGAAGGTTCCTGGACATGGGGGATGGCTCCGATTTATGACGAGAAAGGGAAGGTGCATGTGTTCAACTCGGTGATACCCAATCGTGACCAGGGTGGAGACTGGAAAAAGAACAGCAAGATTGTGCACTGGGTGGCGGATCGGCCCGAAGGACCTTACACCTTGTTAGGCGATGTCTTTGTCAGCGATCAAGCCAGCTATCACAACCCCCAGATCAGCAAAGTGGGTGACACCTACGTGCTGGTGTTCTTGCTGAACCGTCACCAGGATGAAAATGGCTCCAAGCAAGAGGTCGGCATCGCCACCGCGAAATCGCTGCAGGGGCCGTGGATGGAAAGTCCGTATAACCCAATTCTCAGAGCTACCCAAGAGAATGGGCAGCACGCCTCGAACCCTAGCTTTGTGGTCACTCCCGATGGCAAATTCCGGATCTATCATAAGACGATGACAACTGTCGACGGCGAGATTTTCAGAGAAATATCACTCGCCACTAGTGATCACATCGAAGGCCCCTACACGATGACCAAAGAAAACCCGGTGCTCTCCTACGCGAAACAGAAGCTCGATATCGAGGATCCCTATGCTTTTTACTACAAAGGGAGCTACTACATGATCGTGGAAGACCGACAAAATGTGAAGGGCATGCTGGAAGGTAAACCGCAAGGGAAGGCTCGCCTTGGAGGGTTTCGTCCGGGGCTGATCTATCAATCGAAGGACGGCATCCACTGGGGACTGCCAAAGGTGGGATATCAAACAAACCACCTTTACTACGGCCACGAGCTAGCGCGCAGTGAGCGGCCCAGTATTTTATGGAAAAATGGCGAGCCTGAGTATCTCTATCTCGCATGCCACGACGACCAACCAAGCGCTGGTTATATCTTGAAAATCGACGGCTGGAAGGGTGAGGTCAGCAAGTGA
- a CDS encoding sulfatase family protein has translation MNSLFKQITPVALTVAALVVPWSIADAADKPNIIVILADDMGVGDVAHNGGKAATPHIDRLAKEGMRFTDAHTSSSVCTPTRYALLTGRYNWRSPLKRSVLGGTSKPLIRNGETILAKFLGRHDYHSSVIGKWHLGLGWQKLAKKREAEEGPTKGLGWDIDYTKKAVNGPVDLGFSEDFLYPASLDMAPYVYLRNDKATAIPTVSRTFWRERWGAAVKEMTSDQVLPDFAREARAFIKRQAKTEAPFFLYLPLTSPHTPITPSKRWLGKSGLGTYGDFLMETDWVVGEVLAELDAQNIADETLVIFTTDNGCSPEADLPDLAKKGHFPNGPLRGHKADIYEGGHRVPFVVRWPGKVAAGSESDRTLCQTDIFATCAEVIGQSDDLKASEAPDSFSFLPTLQGAEQVARPQIVHHSITGSFAIRKGDWKLCLCPGSGGWSGPTPARAWKNKKLPRVQLFNLKSDPTEKTNVQDQHPELVKELVSELATVLKSGRSTAGAPQQNNGPIPFNEEIIALYSELKN, from the coding sequence ATGAACTCTCTATTCAAACAAATCACACCCGTGGCTCTCACCGTGGCAGCGCTAGTCGTTCCCTGGAGCATTGCAGACGCCGCAGACAAACCGAATATCATCGTCATCCTCGCCGATGATATGGGCGTGGGCGACGTCGCGCACAACGGCGGCAAGGCAGCCACTCCTCACATCGACCGCCTCGCCAAGGAGGGCATGCGTTTCACCGATGCCCACACGTCTTCCTCCGTCTGCACACCCACGCGCTACGCTCTACTAACAGGTCGTTACAACTGGCGATCACCACTCAAGCGAAGCGTGCTCGGAGGCACCTCGAAACCTTTGATTCGCAATGGGGAGACGATTTTGGCGAAGTTTCTCGGTCGTCACGACTACCACTCGTCGGTCATTGGCAAGTGGCACCTGGGGCTCGGCTGGCAGAAGTTAGCGAAGAAACGTGAAGCCGAAGAAGGCCCGACCAAGGGGCTCGGCTGGGACATTGATTACACGAAAAAGGCGGTCAACGGCCCAGTGGATCTTGGATTCAGCGAAGACTTTCTCTATCCAGCCAGCCTCGATATGGCGCCCTATGTTTATTTGCGGAATGACAAAGCCACGGCGATCCCCACTGTCTCGCGCACCTTCTGGAGAGAGCGCTGGGGAGCGGCCGTGAAGGAAATGACCTCCGATCAGGTGCTGCCTGATTTTGCCCGTGAAGCCCGTGCCTTCATCAAGCGTCAGGCCAAGACCGAGGCTCCGTTTTTCCTCTACCTGCCACTGACCAGTCCCCACACCCCCATCACGCCCTCAAAGCGCTGGCTGGGCAAATCCGGACTTGGAACCTATGGCGACTTCTTGATGGAGACCGACTGGGTGGTGGGCGAAGTGCTCGCCGAGCTGGATGCGCAAAACATCGCCGATGAGACCTTGGTGATTTTCACTACTGATAACGGCTGCTCACCTGAAGCTGACCTCCCTGATCTGGCGAAAAAAGGACACTTCCCTAACGGCCCGTTGCGCGGACATAAGGCGGACATCTACGAAGGTGGTCACCGCGTGCCCTTCGTGGTGCGCTGGCCTGGGAAAGTGGCTGCAGGAAGCGAAAGCGATCGCACCCTCTGCCAGACCGATATCTTTGCTACCTGTGCTGAAGTGATTGGCCAGTCCGATGACCTGAAAGCCAGCGAAGCTCCGGATTCCTTTTCCTTCCTCCCGACACTTCAAGGAGCAGAGCAGGTCGCACGTCCGCAGATCGTGCACCACTCGATTACTGGCAGCTTCGCCATCCGCAAGGGCGACTGGAAACTGTGCCTCTGCCCGGGCTCCGGTGGCTGGTCCGGCCCAACGCCTGCCCGTGCGTGGAAAAACAAAAAGCTTCCGCGCGTTCAGCTGTTCAACCTTAAGTCTGACCCGACCGAAAAAACCAACGTTCAGGATCAGCATCCTGAATTGGTGAAGGAGCTGGTTAGCGAGCTGGCCACGGTGCTAAAGTCGGGTCGTTCCACAGCCGGAGCCCCCCAACAGAACAATGGCCCCATCCCCTTTAACGAGGAAATCATTGCGCTCTACTCAGAGTTGAAAAACTAA
- a CDS encoding YeeE/YedE thiosulfate transporter family protein, with the protein MKNTESNPTVELSPLSLHRKKWNPYLVGTGIGVLSWLAFLLVNKPIGMSTEISKFSGWVASIFVGWEAVSENAYWASKTPAFGYSTLFLIFTGLGAWISAHFGKDISFEKVPDVWAQHQGGGVAKRMIAAFFGGAILLYGARMAGGCTSGHGISGTMQLALSSWVFFPVMFVTGYITARLLFRKTNSIS; encoded by the coding sequence ATGAAAAATACAGAATCAAACCCAACCGTGGAACTGAGTCCCCTCAGTTTACACCGTAAAAAATGGAACCCCTACCTGGTTGGCACCGGCATTGGAGTTCTGAGCTGGCTGGCCTTCCTGCTCGTCAACAAACCCATTGGCATGTCCACTGAGATTTCCAAGTTCTCAGGCTGGGTGGCCAGCATCTTCGTGGGCTGGGAGGCCGTCAGCGAGAACGCCTATTGGGCGAGCAAGACACCGGCCTTTGGTTACAGCACCCTGTTCCTCATTTTCACAGGCCTCGGAGCCTGGATCAGTGCTCACTTTGGTAAGGATATTTCCTTTGAGAAAGTGCCAGACGTCTGGGCTCAGCATCAGGGCGGAGGTGTGGCAAAGCGGATGATCGCCGCATTTTTCGGCGGTGCCATCCTACTCTACGGAGCACGTATGGCAGGTGGCTGCACCAGCGGCCACGGCATCAGCGGAACGATGCAGCTCGCGTTGTCCAGCTGGGTGTTTTTCCCCGTCATGTTCGTCACCGGCTACATCACTGCACGCCTGTTATTCCGCAAAACCAATTCAATTTCTTAA
- a CDS encoding YeeE/YedE thiosulfate transporter family protein — MNIPIAKDSIEGLVLAATFGLIFGVLLNKGRVTDYNVIVNLFRLKDFTVMKIMLTAIVVGGIGVALMINGGLIEGYQVKPANLLGVIIGSGIFGVGMALYGYCPGTAVAAIATGRLHALMGLFGMLVGGIAYALSFSWVKEHILNVWSQGKVRLPDVTAIPTAGWWVILVAIAATAFTLIEKMSKKA; from the coding sequence ATGAATATACCTATTGCAAAAGACAGTATCGAGGGCCTCGTGCTCGCTGCTACTTTCGGCCTCATCTTTGGCGTCCTGCTCAACAAGGGCCGAGTCACCGACTACAACGTCATCGTAAATCTATTCCGACTGAAAGATTTCACCGTGATGAAAATCATGCTCACTGCCATCGTGGTGGGCGGCATTGGCGTAGCGCTGATGATCAACGGAGGCCTCATCGAAGGCTATCAAGTCAAACCGGCCAACCTGCTCGGTGTAATCATCGGCAGTGGCATTTTCGGTGTTGGCATGGCTCTTTATGGATACTGTCCTGGAACTGCGGTCGCCGCGATCGCCACCGGTCGCTTGCATGCCCTGATGGGCCTGTTCGGTATGCTGGTGGGAGGGATCGCTTACGCACTCAGTTTCAGCTGGGTGAAGGAACACATCCTCAATGTCTGGAGTCAGGGCAAAGTGCGACTCCCTGATGTCACGGCCATACCTACCGCCGGATGGTGGGTGATCTTGGTCGCTATCGCAGCCACGGCCTTCACCTTGATCGAAAAAATGTCGAAGAAAGCCTAA
- a CDS encoding ArsR/SmtB family transcription factor, translating to MPKKKKQQGKLGEEALEAMAATFRVLSEPGRLALIQEVKEGERTVGDLVDETGLAQASVSKHLKILFDAGLLNRRKEGVKVYYSVKGDFVYSLCRMVCQKLDEEQRGRGEIDFVI from the coding sequence GTGCCAAAGAAGAAAAAGCAACAAGGTAAACTGGGTGAGGAAGCGCTGGAGGCGATGGCGGCCACATTTCGCGTGCTCTCTGAACCGGGTCGATTGGCTCTGATTCAGGAGGTGAAGGAAGGCGAACGCACGGTCGGTGATCTGGTTGATGAGACCGGTCTGGCTCAGGCAAGTGTGTCCAAACATCTCAAGATCTTGTTTGATGCCGGACTGCTTAACAGGCGCAAGGAAGGGGTGAAGGTGTATTACTCCGTGAAGGGAGATTTCGTCTATTCACTGTGCCGAATGGTCTGTCAGAAACTGGACGAAGAACAGAGAGGGCGCGGGGAAATCGACTTCGTGATCTAG
- a CDS encoding Tll0287-like domain-containing protein has product MNHYLLLAAPLMLLMYSSCDRPSTADTTVNTTDHAAAAEIGEQASAKLMKTLGTQLKSALQQGGPENALHVCQQIAQPLTAEVSRDDVNFKVTRTALKVRNPLNAPDVTSREIMEKWQRLMSGGEDLPEHEIIESGDQLVFYKPIMTQEICLKCHGDSNSFSAELRSNLNRLYPKDEAIGFKKGDLRGAFRVEISTDGL; this is encoded by the coding sequence ATGAATCACTATCTCCTCCTCGCCGCTCCCTTGATGCTATTGATGTATTCCTCCTGCGATCGCCCCTCAACGGCAGACACGACAGTAAACACGACCGATCACGCCGCGGCAGCAGAGATTGGTGAACAAGCTTCCGCCAAGCTCATGAAAACCCTTGGCACCCAGCTCAAATCTGCCCTGCAACAGGGAGGGCCAGAGAATGCGCTGCATGTCTGTCAGCAAATCGCCCAGCCTCTTACGGCTGAAGTCAGTCGGGACGATGTGAATTTCAAAGTGACACGAACTGCCTTGAAAGTGCGCAATCCGCTGAATGCTCCCGATGTCACCAGCCGAGAAATCATGGAAAAGTGGCAGCGTCTCATGTCGGGCGGAGAGGATCTTCCAGAACATGAAATCATCGAATCTGGCGACCAGCTGGTTTTCTACAAACCGATCATGACCCAAGAAATCTGCCTCAAATGTCATGGTGATTCTAATAGCTTCTCCGCCGAGCTTCGCTCAAACTTGAACCGTCTCTACCCCAAGGACGAGGCAATCGGTTTTAAAAAAGGAGACCTCCGAGGTGCCTTCCGCGTGGAGATTTCTACGGACGGTCTTTAA
- a CDS encoding transglycosylase domain-containing protein, with amino-acid sequence MTWKPANQASRLPSWIPERLHRPLRWTVKWGLVVGALLTALALYYFYLALQFNLADVGKMPERSEILDRNGEAIGAMHGERRRLITREEIPEMMVKALEAREDARFFDHSGVDVKGLIRATLRNIKDRSFTQGASTLTMQLARNSYNMRAKSLHRKFLEIALTLRIEGQYEKDEILTHYLNRIYFGSGCHGVEEAAQTYFDRAAADLNTGECALLVGIIRGPHIFSPFRNLEGAKAQRDEVLARMVVCGFLTEEEKLAALDDPIRLVAAADRNRNSSYARESIRIRLQKILDQHDIRSGGLKIFTTLDSKLQEQATRAMQAPFTGIENAEQLQGAVVVLDPSSGGILALCGGRDYGESPFNRAWLSKRDLGPAFYPFLTAMALERSKVVIPTSMVQTGRQLGVKETLRLSKRFGFEGPYQETEDLYRGAIAATPMELATAASAIVHQGERPEPHMIMAITDMEGNVLYENTIATTSAISKVVAEQASAGLKSSGSQLVTSTASRRDGWAISFQPDLVSVVWLGFDDPKTIADRATLKKTLSSLLEKIR; translated from the coding sequence ATGACTTGGAAACCTGCCAACCAAGCCTCGCGTCTGCCGTCATGGATTCCCGAGCGCTTGCACCGCCCACTGCGCTGGACAGTGAAGTGGGGACTGGTGGTCGGTGCTCTGTTGACGGCACTGGCCTTGTATTATTTCTACCTCGCGCTGCAGTTCAATCTGGCGGACGTGGGGAAGATGCCGGAGCGGTCTGAAATCCTCGACCGCAATGGCGAAGCCATCGGTGCCATGCATGGAGAGCGGCGGCGTTTGATCACCAGGGAGGAGATCCCCGAGATGATGGTGAAGGCGCTCGAGGCGCGTGAGGATGCGCGCTTTTTCGACCACAGTGGAGTCGATGTCAAAGGTCTCATCCGCGCCACCCTGCGCAACATCAAGGACCGATCATTCACCCAGGGAGCTTCCACGCTGACCATGCAGCTGGCGCGCAACAGCTACAACATGCGGGCGAAGTCGCTGCACCGGAAGTTCCTGGAAATCGCGCTGACCCTGAGGATTGAGGGGCAGTATGAGAAGGATGAGATTCTGACACACTACCTCAACCGCATTTATTTTGGCTCCGGATGCCACGGTGTGGAGGAGGCGGCGCAGACATATTTTGACAGGGCCGCCGCCGATCTTAACACCGGTGAGTGCGCGTTGTTAGTTGGGATCATCCGTGGACCGCATATCTTTTCCCCATTCAGAAATTTGGAAGGGGCAAAAGCGCAGCGCGATGAGGTGTTGGCACGGATGGTGGTGTGTGGGTTTTTGACCGAAGAAGAGAAACTTGCGGCGCTGGACGACCCGATCCGACTGGTGGCGGCAGCCGATCGGAATCGTAACAGCTCCTACGCCCGTGAAAGCATTCGAATCCGCCTCCAGAAGATTTTGGACCAGCACGATATCCGCAGCGGCGGGTTGAAGATCTTCACCACACTCGATTCGAAGCTGCAAGAGCAGGCGACCAGAGCGATGCAGGCACCATTCACTGGCATCGAGAATGCGGAGCAGCTGCAAGGCGCCGTGGTGGTGCTCGATCCCAGCAGCGGTGGCATTCTTGCGCTTTGTGGCGGTCGCGATTACGGCGAGTCGCCCTTCAACCGCGCGTGGCTCAGCAAGCGCGACCTCGGACCGGCATTTTACCCCTTCCTCACCGCCATGGCGCTGGAGCGTAGCAAGGTGGTGATCCCGACCTCGATGGTGCAAACCGGACGCCAGCTTGGAGTGAAGGAGACACTGCGACTGAGTAAGCGCTTTGGCTTCGAAGGTCCGTATCAAGAGACCGAAGACCTCTACCGCGGAGCCATCGCCGCCACTCCCATGGAGCTGGCCACCGCCGCCTCTGCGATCGTGCATCAGGGCGAGCGACCCGAGCCGCACATGATCATGGCCATCACCGACATGGAGGGGAATGTGCTCTATGAAAATACCATCGCAACCACGTCCGCCATCTCCAAGGTGGTGGCCGAGCAGGCGAGTGCGGGGCTAAAATCTTCCGGTAGCCAGCTCGTGACCTCCACCGCCTCCCGCCGAGACGGCTGGGCTATTTCGTTCCAGCCGGATCTTGTGAGCGTCGTCTGGTTAGGCTTCGACGATCCGAAAACGATCGCCGATAGAGCGACCTTGAAAAAGACACTCAGCAGCCTGCTTGAAAAGATTCGTTAG